A genome region from Rhodopseudomonas boonkerdii includes the following:
- the cobU gene encoding bifunctional adenosylcobinamide kinase/adenosylcobinamide-phosphate guanylyltransferase: MTSLGTTLVLGGARSGKSAFAERLIGEMNLTKVYLATASAGDDEMQARIAQHRKQRGENWITIEEPLALVDTLTRESTIGRVILVDCLTLWLSNVMMAERDPEVEAKRLVRFLDVSRYPIVFVSNEVGLCLVPETPVGRAFRDAQGRLNQTIAAAVNNVVFVAAGLPLWLKRFQEI, from the coding sequence ATGACCTCGCTCGGTACCACGCTCGTTCTCGGCGGCGCGCGCTCCGGCAAATCGGCATTTGCCGAGCGGCTGATCGGTGAGATGAATCTCACGAAAGTCTATCTCGCCACCGCCTCTGCCGGCGATGACGAGATGCAGGCTCGCATTGCCCAGCATCGCAAGCAGCGCGGCGAAAACTGGATCACCATCGAGGAACCGCTGGCGCTGGTGGATACGCTCACGCGGGAATCGACCATCGGCCGCGTCATCCTCGTCGATTGCCTCACACTCTGGCTCTCCAATGTGATGATGGCCGAGCGCGATCCCGAGGTCGAGGCGAAGCGCCTGGTGCGCTTCCTCGATGTCTCGCGTTATCCCATCGTGTTCGTCTCCAATGAAGTCGGTCTCTGCCTCGTGCCGGAGACACCGGTCGGCCGCGCCTTCCGCGATGCCCAGGGCCGCCTCAATCAGACCATCGCTGCCGCCGTGAACAATGTCGTTTTCGTCGCTGCCGGCCTTCCTCTTTGGCTCAAGCGTTTTCAGGAGATCTGA
- the cobN gene encoding cobaltochelatase subunit CobN, with the protein MHLKLDTSGSIDDGDVARDLGQDSADIVMLSAADSDLAAFGAAHASLPDDFPSVRLTNLLALGHPASVDLYVERTLARAKIVLVRMLGGISYWPHGVESLRSDAIARGALFACIPGEMDWNTELAARGTLDADATHALWRYCSEGGVENATLALRYAAHLIGQGDKPPAARPMPSAGFWPQAPVNDERPNAVVIFYRALVAGGDTAAIAALRDALDARGLNPVCLYVTSLKDERSVAFLRGALAAFPPEVIVNATAFATATAHDDAGVLSASGCPVLQVAQAGISHASWQASSRGLNPRDLAMHVVLPEVDGRIFAKVIAFKERDKSDGGFTPTLLKPVPDRIDAAADLACAWVRLRRTEIAGRRIALILANYPNRDGRLANGVGLDTPESLVDIIAAMQGAGYDAANAPATSAAMMNLLQQGPTNALQDRAARSGGVTWPLADYCDAFAGLPANVRIAVHARWGDAASDPHVSGGAFRLGLHRFGNIVVGVQPARGYNIDPKSTYHDPDLVPPHHYLAFYLWLRQEFEVHAVAHVGKHGNLEWLPGKSTGLSTECLPDAILGPLPHLYPFIVNDPGEGIQAKRRASAVIVDHLTPPMTRAELHDDLARLESLVDEYAVASDLDPKRATVIAEDILSFARAQQLDSDVDIGRDTPTHEALRALDAHLCDLKEMQIRDGLHIFGRRPEEAQRNDLLVSIARLPRSDIRAQDASLHRALALDLGLGSFDPLTREMANDYRGPRPKVLDEMSVAPWRTTGDTIERIEALALKLVAGEIVSDASWTRAAQVLGWIEQSLRPAIDACGDAEMAAFLRGLDGCFVRPGPSGAPTRGRPDVLPTGRNFFAVDVRAVPTPSAWRIGQLAAERLVEAYWQDVGEWPRSIALSAWGTANMRTGGDDVAQALALIGARPVWEETSGRVTGFAITPLSELKRPRVDVTFRVSGLFRDAFPAQMDIIGSAVSAVAELDEPDDANPIAANVRARARTLEAGGVNCETARRQAMRRVFGSRPGAYGAGLQALMDEGGWNNRADIANVYLDWGGYAYGSGQEGDDARGEFAERLKAVDLVAQAQDNREHDVLDSDDYYQFIGGLAATVQTLKGSAPRVAHVDTSRPEAPIARSLAHEISRVVRGRGANPKWISGVMRHGYKGAFEIAATVDYLFGFAASTDAVGNHHFDQLFSAYLENDTVRDFMASVNPAALQETAARFAEAIRRGLWTPRSNSAQHLISELMDTKTIARETA; encoded by the coding sequence ATGCATCTCAAGCTCGACACCTCCGGCAGCATCGATGACGGTGACGTCGCCCGCGATCTCGGGCAGGACAGTGCCGATATCGTCATGCTGTCGGCGGCGGACAGCGATCTCGCCGCTTTCGGCGCGGCGCATGCGAGCCTGCCCGATGACTTTCCGAGCGTCAGGCTGACCAATCTCCTTGCGCTTGGCCATCCCGCCTCGGTCGATCTCTATGTCGAACGTACCCTCGCGCGGGCGAAGATCGTGCTGGTGCGCATGCTTGGCGGGATCAGCTACTGGCCCCATGGGGTCGAGAGCCTCCGCAGCGATGCCATCGCCCGCGGGGCGCTGTTTGCCTGCATTCCCGGCGAGATGGATTGGAACACCGAGCTTGCCGCCCGCGGCACGCTCGATGCCGATGCGACCCATGCGCTATGGCGCTATTGCAGCGAGGGCGGTGTCGAGAATGCTACCCTGGCGCTGCGCTATGCTGCGCATCTGATCGGGCAGGGCGACAAGCCGCCTGCAGCGCGGCCCATGCCGTCTGCCGGATTCTGGCCGCAGGCACCAGTGAACGACGAGCGACCGAATGCGGTGGTGATTTTTTATCGCGCTTTGGTTGCGGGTGGCGACACGGCTGCGATCGCGGCGTTGCGCGATGCGCTGGATGCGCGCGGCCTCAATCCGGTCTGTCTCTATGTCACCAGTCTCAAGGACGAACGCTCCGTTGCCTTCTTGCGCGGGGCTCTGGCGGCGTTTCCGCCCGAAGTGATCGTTAATGCCACCGCCTTCGCCACGGCGACGGCCCATGATGATGCCGGTGTGCTCTCTGCATCCGGCTGTCCGGTGCTGCAGGTGGCGCAGGCCGGCATCTCGCATGCGAGCTGGCAAGCTTCGTCGCGCGGGCTCAATCCCCGCGATCTCGCGATGCATGTGGTGCTGCCCGAGGTCGATGGCCGTATCTTTGCGAAGGTCATCGCGTTCAAGGAGCGCGACAAAAGCGATGGCGGTTTTACGCCCACGCTGCTGAAGCCGGTACCGGATCGCATCGACGCTGCCGCTGATCTGGCGTGCGCCTGGGTCCGACTGCGCCGCACGGAGATCGCTGGACGTCGCATTGCGCTGATCCTCGCCAATTATCCAAACCGCGACGGCCGGCTTGCCAACGGCGTTGGTCTCGACACACCGGAGAGTCTCGTCGACATCATCGCTGCGATGCAAGGTGCAGGCTATGACGCAGCGAATGCGCCGGCGACATCGGCAGCAATGATGAATCTGCTTCAGCAGGGGCCGACCAACGCGCTGCAGGACCGCGCGGCGCGCAGCGGCGGCGTCACATGGCCGCTCGCTGATTATTGCGATGCCTTTGCTGGGTTACCGGCGAATGTACGCATCGCTGTTCATGCGCGTTGGGGCGATGCTGCCAGCGATCCGCATGTGAGCGGTGGCGCCTTTCGTCTGGGCTTGCATCGCTTCGGCAATATCGTCGTCGGCGTGCAGCCGGCGCGTGGCTACAACATTGATCCCAAGAGCACCTATCACGATCCCGATCTGGTTCCGCCGCATCACTATCTGGCTTTCTATCTCTGGCTCCGGCAGGAATTCGAGGTGCATGCGGTCGCGCATGTGGGCAAGCACGGCAATCTCGAATGGTTGCCCGGCAAGAGCACCGGCCTTTCGACCGAATGCCTACCCGATGCGATCCTCGGCCCGTTGCCGCATCTCTATCCCTTCATCGTCAACGATCCCGGCGAAGGCATCCAGGCCAAGCGCCGTGCCTCCGCCGTCATCGTCGATCACTTGACGCCGCCGATGACGCGTGCCGAACTGCATGACGATCTCGCGCGTCTCGAAAGCCTGGTCGATGAATATGCTGTCGCCAGCGATCTCGATCCCAAGCGCGCAACGGTCATTGCCGAGGACATCTTGTCCTTCGCCCGCGCCCAGCAGCTCGATAGCGACGTCGATATTGGTCGCGACACGCCGACCCATGAAGCCCTGCGTGCGCTCGATGCGCATCTCTGCGATCTCAAGGAAATGCAGATCCGTGACGGCCTGCATATCTTCGGCCGCAGGCCGGAGGAGGCGCAGCGCAACGATCTTCTCGTCTCCATCGCGCGCTTGCCGCGTTCGGATATTCGTGCGCAAGATGCTTCGCTGCATCGTGCGCTGGCGCTCGATCTCGGGCTGGGCAGCTTCGATCCGCTCACGCGCGAAATGGCCAATGACTATCGCGGTCCGCGACCGAAGGTGCTGGATGAGATGTCTGTTGCACCGTGGCGGACCACAGGGGATACGATCGAGCGCATCGAGGCGCTGGCATTGAAACTGGTCGCCGGCGAAATCGTCAGCGACGCGAGCTGGACGCGTGCGGCGCAAGTGCTCGGCTGGATCGAACAATCCCTCCGCCCGGCCATCGATGCCTGCGGCGATGCCGAGATGGCCGCGTTTCTCAGAGGCCTCGATGGCTGCTTCGTGCGCCCAGGTCCATCCGGAGCGCCGACGCGCGGGCGACCCGATGTACTGCCGACCGGCCGCAATTTCTTTGCTGTCGATGTCCGCGCCGTGCCGACGCCATCGGCCTGGCGCATCGGCCAGCTCGCGGCCGAGCGGCTGGTCGAAGCCTATTGGCAGGATGTCGGCGAGTGGCCGCGCAGCATTGCTCTCTCGGCATGGGGAACGGCGAATATGCGCACCGGCGGCGACGATGTCGCGCAGGCGTTGGCATTGATCGGCGCGCGTCCTGTCTGGGAAGAGACGTCGGGCCGCGTCACCGGCTTTGCGATTACACCGTTATCCGAACTGAAGCGGCCGCGCGTGGATGTGACGTTCCGCGTTTCCGGCCTGTTTCGCGATGCTTTTCCGGCGCAGATGGACATTATCGGTTCCGCCGTCAGCGCGGTGGCCGAACTCGACGAGCCCGATGATGCCAATCCCATCGCTGCGAATGTCCGGGCACGCGCGCGAACGCTCGAAGCCGGTGGCGTAAATTGCGAGACGGCGCGGCGACAGGCGATGCGGCGCGTTTTCGGCTCCAGGCCCGGCGCTTACGGTGCGGGCTTGCAGGCGCTGATGGATGAAGGCGGCTGGAATAATCGCGCTGACATCGCCAACGTCTATCTCGATTGGGGTGGCTATGCTTATGGCAGCGGCCAGGAGGGCGATGACGCGCGTGGTGAGTTCGCCGAGCGTTTGAAGGCCGTCGATCTCGTGGCGCAAGCGCAGGACAATCGCGAACACGATGTTCTCGACTCCGACGATTACTATCAATTCATCGGCGGGCTTGCGGCCACGGTGCAGACGCTCAAAGGTTCTGCGCCGCGAGTGGCGCATGTCGATACGTCCCGTCCGGAAGCGCCGATCGCGCGTTCCCTGGCCCATGAGATCTCGCGCGTGGTGCGCGGTCGCGGCGCCAATCCAAAATGGATCAGTGGCGTGATGCGGCATGGCTACAAGGGCGCCTTCGAGATCGCCGCCACGGTTGACTATCTGTTCGGCTTTGCCGCCTCGACGGATGCGGTCGGCAATCACCATTTCGATCAGTTGTTCTCGGCTTATCTGGAGAATGACACTGTTCGCGATTTCATGGCGTCGGTCAATCCTGCGGCCTTGCAGGAAACAGCGGCCCGCTTCGCCGAAGCAATCCGTCGCGGACTGTGGACACCGCGCTCCAACAGCGCCCAGCATCTGATTTCCGAATTGATGGATACCAAGACAATCGCGAGGGAAACCGCATGA
- a CDS encoding tyrosine phosphatase family protein, whose protein sequence is MIHVCSLSGLPELTASLQRFDLLTLLSPSAATQDWSGFARERHVQLSFHDIVELSPGLIAPDADVMQAILDFGRGAAGDRALLVHCWAGVSRSSAAAYAIACDRNPGYEAEIADELRRRSPYVTPNRLMVKLADEMLGRDGRMNEAIARIGRGAETAEGKPYQLPLRWPI, encoded by the coding sequence ATGATCCATGTCTGCTCGCTGAGTGGCCTCCCGGAGCTCACAGCATCGCTCCAGCGTTTCGATCTGCTAACGCTGCTGTCTCCGAGCGCGGCAACGCAAGACTGGAGCGGGTTTGCGCGCGAGCGGCACGTGCAGTTATCGTTTCACGACATCGTAGAGCTGTCTCCGGGCCTGATTGCACCTGATGCCGATGTCATGCAGGCCATTCTCGACTTCGGCAGAGGGGCCGCGGGGGATCGCGCATTGCTGGTTCATTGCTGGGCGGGCGTCAGCCGTTCGAGCGCTGCAGCCTATGCGATCGCTTGCGACCGTAATCCAGGTTACGAGGCCGAGATCGCCGATGAACTGCGGCGTCGTTCGCCCTATGTGACGCCGAACAGATTGATGGTGAAACTGGCCGACGAGATGCTGGGCCGCGATGGCCGCATGAACGAGGCCATCGCGCGCATCGGCCGCGGTGCGGAGACGGCTGAGGGCAAGCCGTATCAGTTGCCGTTGCGCTGGCCTATCTGA
- the cobW gene encoding cobalamin biosynthesis protein CobW — MSRVPVTVLTGFLGAGKTTLLRSLLTQADGRRIAVIVNEFGDAGFDGGLVEECAAKACAPGDIVELTNGCICCTVADDFVPTMETLLLRERPLDAIVIETSGLALPQPLLKAFAWPAVKTRATVDGVVTVVDALALSEGRITLDEHALAEQRAADEGIEHDDPIEEVFEDQLACADLVVLSKSDLVSAEQLAEIETKLKAELRAGVGIVRSKGDLAPKVLIGLNAAAEDDMAARVGHHGEEEEHDHDDFDSIVIKPTAAIDLDSMRARVNDALGLDGVLRVKGHARIADKPAPVVVQAVGARVDLAFARPDVSHPEHLVVIGLKGFDADAARKALAG, encoded by the coding sequence ATGTCCCGCGTTCCCGTCACTGTCCTCACCGGTTTTCTCGGCGCGGGCAAGACCACGCTGCTTCGCTCGCTGCTGACGCAGGCCGATGGCCGCCGTATCGCCGTCATCGTCAATGAATTCGGCGATGCAGGCTTTGACGGCGGCCTCGTCGAGGAATGCGCGGCCAAAGCCTGTGCACCCGGCGATATCGTCGAACTCACCAATGGCTGTATCTGCTGTACCGTGGCCGATGATTTCGTGCCGACCATGGAAACGCTGCTGTTGCGCGAGCGTCCCCTCGACGCCATCGTGATCGAGACCTCCGGCCTCGCGCTGCCGCAGCCGCTGCTGAAGGCGTTTGCCTGGCCCGCGGTGAAGACCCGCGCGACTGTTGACGGTGTCGTCACCGTGGTCGATGCGCTAGCGCTGTCCGAAGGCCGTATCACGCTGGATGAACATGCGCTCGCCGAACAGCGCGCTGCCGATGAAGGCATCGAGCATGACGATCCGATCGAGGAAGTGTTTGAGGACCAGCTCGCTTGTGCTGATCTCGTGGTGCTGTCCAAGAGCGATCTCGTCAGCGCCGAGCAGCTCGCCGAGATCGAGACCAAGCTGAAGGCCGAGCTGCGCGCCGGTGTCGGTATTGTCCGCTCCAAGGGGGACCTCGCACCAAAAGTGCTGATCGGCCTCAACGCCGCCGCCGAGGACGACATGGCCGCGCGCGTTGGTCATCACGGCGAGGAAGAGGAACACGATCACGACGATTTCGACAGCATCGTCATCAAGCCGACCGCGGCGATTGATCTCGACAGCATGCGCGCCCGCGTCAACGATGCGCTCGGCCTCGACGGCGTGCTGCGCGTGAAGGGCCATGCCCGCATCGCCGACAAGCCGGCACCGGTCGTGGTGCAGGCGGTCGGCGCCCGCGTCGATCTCGCTTTCGCCCGCCCCGATGTGAGCCATCCCGAACATCTCGTGGTGATCGGCTTGAAGGGCTTTGACGCCGACGCCGCGCGAAAAGCGCTGGCGGGCTAA
- the cobT gene encoding nicotinate-nucleotide--dimethylbenzimidazole phosphoribosyltransferase translates to MRQTDGQRNLHLTSLSPIWRPPAVAPLDPATEVILRAVIDGKAKPPGSLGRIEELAIQLGMIRHPGEPRGEKAVLLVFAGDHGLVAEGVSQYPSDVTVAMVMTYLAGRASANAFAKANGIDVRVIDIGVASELPVRPGLIDAKVRMGTANAAREPAMTPEQAADALNRGMRIAIGEIKAGADILALGEMGIGNTASSALLAHRLAPASLGDCIGIGAGQDDAGMNRKRAAIEMAAGRSDASAPLDVLAEFGGLEIAGMAGAVLGAALQRRPVIVDGFISSVAALLATRLCPEARGYCVFAHRSAERGHDLVLKALDAKPLLDLGLRLGEGTGALLAVPLVRAAARLLTDVASLDDVLAGRI, encoded by the coding sequence ATGCGCCAGACAGACGGCCAAAGGAACCTGCATTTGACCTCTCTCAGCCCCATCTGGCGCCCCCCGGCCGTCGCGCCCCTCGATCCCGCCACCGAGGTCATCCTGCGCGCGGTCATCGATGGCAAGGCCAAGCCGCCGGGTTCGCTCGGACGAATCGAAGAACTGGCGATCCAGCTTGGCATGATCCGCCATCCCGGCGAGCCACGCGGGGAGAAAGCCGTGCTGCTGGTCTTCGCCGGCGATCACGGGCTCGTGGCCGAGGGCGTGTCACAATATCCGTCAGACGTCACCGTCGCGATGGTGATGACCTATCTGGCCGGCCGCGCCAGCGCCAATGCGTTTGCCAAGGCCAATGGCATTGATGTGCGCGTCATCGATATCGGCGTGGCTTCAGAACTGCCGGTGCGTCCCGGCTTGATCGACGCCAAGGTGCGCATGGGGACCGCGAATGCGGCGCGCGAACCGGCGATGACGCCGGAGCAAGCAGCCGATGCGCTGAACCGCGGGATGCGCATCGCCATCGGCGAGATCAAGGCTGGCGCCGACATCCTCGCGCTCGGCGAAATGGGCATCGGTAACACGGCGTCCTCTGCATTGCTGGCACATCGCCTCGCACCGGCATCGCTCGGTGATTGCATCGGCATCGGCGCCGGACAGGACGATGCCGGCATGAACCGTAAGCGTGCAGCCATCGAGATGGCAGCGGGGCGCAGCGATGCCAGCGCACCGCTCGATGTGCTGGCCGAATTCGGCGGCCTCGAAATCGCAGGCATGGCCGGCGCTGTGCTGGGGGCGGCATTACAGCGACGGCCGGTGATTGTCGACGGCTTCATTTCCAGTGTCGCCGCCCTGCTCGCCACCCGGCTCTGCCCGGAGGCACGCGGCTATTGCGTGTTCGCACATCGCTCCGCAGAACGCGGACATGACCTCGTATTGAAAGCGCTCGATGCGAAGCCGCTGCTCGATCTCGGCCTCAGGCTTGGCGAAGGCACCGGCGCATTGCTCGCCGTTCCACTCGTGCGCGCCGCTGCACGGCTGCTGACTGACGTCGCCAGCCTCGACGATGTACTGGCCGGGCGCATCTAG
- a CDS encoding DUF1636 family protein: MDRNASTLPDDSMVTELPRPLPSAPVVVSICVNCKAADGVVVGPAMLEAVTAVLDERDVAVMVRPVQCLSVCKRPTTVAVTSQDGYTFLFGDLVPETGPDAVASFVQSYQKSDYGLVPWRERADVLRKGMVARVPPLRWSPGDGRAPK; the protein is encoded by the coding sequence ATGGATCGCAACGCATCGACCTTGCCTGACGACTCTATGGTGACCGAACTGCCGCGTCCGCTGCCTTCAGCGCCGGTCGTCGTCAGTATCTGCGTGAATTGCAAGGCAGCTGACGGTGTCGTGGTCGGGCCAGCGATGTTGGAGGCCGTGACGGCTGTACTGGATGAACGCGATGTCGCCGTGATGGTGCGCCCCGTTCAGTGTCTCAGCGTGTGCAAGCGGCCGACGACGGTCGCTGTGACCAGCCAGGACGGTTACACGTTTCTGTTCGGCGATCTCGTGCCTGAGACCGGTCCCGACGCCGTCGCGTCCTTCGTGCAGTCCTACCAGAAATCCGACTATGGCCTCGTGCCTTGGCGCGAGCGCGCCGATGTGCTGCGCAAGGGCATGGTGGCGCGCGTGCCCCCGCTGCGCTGGTCGCCTGGGGATGGAAGGGCGCCGAAATGA
- a CDS encoding Zn-dependent hydrolase, with protein sequence MNKPADTKPPIDQDRLWDDHMALAEITDPDRPWTRRSFSQRFLDGRAWLKQRYEAAGMTVRMDAGANVIARLEGSVEGLPPIMLGSHSDTVPSGGRFDGISGILTALAAVRALQASGYKSRHPIEIVDFLAEEPSEYGLSCVGSRAMAGELDARMLTYTNSTGETLADAIRRVGGDPDKIATMEKPKFAGYLELHIEQGVVLEKNKLDVAVVTGIAGITRVEIVLTGAADHAGSTLMKYRRDASLAAAEIVLLVARKANEYAARKQGHFVATAGIIEISPNASNVVPGGARMILDIRAEKSEIVADFVAMLDSETLVIAERAKVERTKFGIISQNRPSPCDDHLRDILGRAADKLGYSRTMLASGAGHDAAFMSHIGKSAMLFVPSKDGKSHCPEEYTSPAQLAAGAAVLYEAVRLLDGQNG encoded by the coding sequence TTGAACAAGCCCGCCGACACCAAGCCGCCCATCGATCAGGATCGTCTCTGGGACGATCATATGGCGCTCGCCGAAATCACCGATCCCGACAGGCCGTGGACGCGGCGTTCGTTCTCGCAGCGCTTTCTCGATGGCCGGGCCTGGCTGAAGCAGCGATATGAGGCTGCAGGCATGACCGTGCGCATGGATGCCGGTGCCAATGTGATCGCGCGGCTCGAAGGCTCGGTCGAGGGGCTGCCGCCGATCATGCTGGGCTCGCATTCCGACACCGTGCCGTCCGGCGGTCGGTTCGACGGCATCTCCGGCATCCTTACGGCGCTCGCAGCTGTTCGTGCGCTGCAGGCCTCCGGCTACAAATCACGCCATCCCATCGAGATTGTGGATTTCCTCGCTGAAGAGCCGAGCGAATATGGCCTGTCCTGTGTCGGCAGCCGCGCTATGGCCGGTGAGCTCGATGCAAGGATGTTGACTTATACGAATAGCACAGGCGAGACGTTAGCCGACGCCATCAGGCGCGTTGGTGGTGATCCCGACAAGATTGCGACGATGGAGAAGCCCAAATTCGCCGGCTATCTCGAACTGCATATCGAGCAGGGCGTTGTGCTGGAGAAGAATAAGCTCGACGTCGCAGTCGTGACTGGCATCGCCGGCATTACCCGCGTCGAGATCGTGCTCACCGGCGCCGCCGATCATGCCGGCTCGACGCTGATGAAGTATCGCCGCGATGCCAGTCTCGCTGCCGCCGAGATCGTGTTGCTGGTCGCACGCAAGGCCAATGAATATGCCGCGCGAAAGCAGGGTCATTTCGTCGCGACGGCAGGTATTATCGAGATCAGCCCCAACGCTTCGAACGTCGTCCCCGGCGGTGCCCGCATGATCCTCGATATTCGCGCGGAAAAGAGCGAGATTGTCGCCGATTTCGTCGCGATGCTGGATAGCGAAACGTTGGTGATCGCGGAACGGGCGAAGGTTGAGCGTACTAAATTCGGCATCATCTCGCAAAATCGGCCGTCGCCCTGCGACGATCATCTCCGCGACATTCTCGGTCGCGCGGCCGACAAACTCGGTTATTCCAGGACCATGCTCGCATCGGGCGCCGGTCACGATGCCGCCTTTATGTCGCATATCGGCAAGAGCGCAATGTTGTTCGTGCCGTCGAAGGATGGCAAGAGCCATTGCCCGGAGGAATACACGTCGCCCGCGCAGCTCGCCGCCGGTGCTGCGGTTCTCTACGAAGCGGTGCGCCTGCTCGACGGCCAGAACGGCTAG
- a CDS encoding adenosylcobinamide-GDP ribazoletransferase, producing the protein MTPDPHLLNAIRFLTVLPTPRSDGTPAPDWLARAMKYFPLVGAGIGLASASVFVVGCQIWSPLIGAILAIAASMVLTSALHEDGLADTIDAFGGGWTVEKRLAIMKDSRIGTYGALALGIGCALRITALTMLPIWTGATALIAMHAAARAMPAFVMNRLAYSGDTAAMKVSYIETPVRSEEMAFLLVTAALAAIPLALISFKSVVIGLLLGGLLGAMLAGWAKRAIGGYTGDVLGAIEQLFEIGFLLGIAAVFR; encoded by the coding sequence ATGACGCCGGATCCGCATCTGCTCAATGCGATCCGCTTTCTGACGGTGCTGCCAACGCCGCGTTCCGACGGCACGCCCGCACCCGACTGGCTGGCCCGCGCGATGAAATATTTTCCGCTTGTCGGCGCGGGCATCGGACTTGCGTCAGCAAGTGTCTTCGTCGTCGGATGTCAAATCTGGTCGCCGCTGATCGGTGCCATTCTCGCCATTGCGGCGAGCATGGTCCTGACCAGCGCCCTGCATGAAGACGGCCTTGCCGACACCATCGATGCCTTCGGCGGCGGCTGGACCGTGGAAAAGCGCCTCGCCATCATGAAGGACAGCCGCATCGGCACTTATGGTGCGTTGGCGCTGGGAATCGGATGCGCGCTGCGTATTACTGCGCTCACGATGCTGCCGATATGGACCGGCGCGACCGCGCTGATCGCGATGCATGCGGCAGCACGCGCGATGCCGGCCTTCGTGATGAATCGCCTCGCTTATTCCGGCGACACGGCGGCCATGAAAGTGAGTTACATCGAAACGCCGGTGCGCAGCGAGGAGATGGCGTTTCTGCTCGTCACCGCTGCGCTGGCTGCCATTCCGCTGGCACTCATCTCGTTCAAGTCGGTTGTGATCGGCCTGCTGCTCGGCGGCCTGCTCGGCGCCATGCTCGCAGGCTGGGCGAAGCGCGCGATCGGCGGCTACACCGGCGATGTGCTCGGCGCCATCGAGCAACTGTTCGAAATCGGCTTCCTGCTCGGCATTGCCGCCGTGTTCAGATAG
- the cobO gene encoding cob(I)yrinic acid a,c-diamide adenosyltransferase, which yields MSDSAADNAAENLRHKEKAAKHKAAKDKIMATKTGEKGLLIVHTGTGKGKTSAALGMVFRHIGHEMPVAVVQFTKSPSWDTGEARVLAKFPELVTLHIMGEGFTWETQDRERDIAAATAGWERAKELIRDERHRMVLLDELNIVLRYDYLDINEVIAFLRDEKPADKHVVITGRNAKPELIEMADLVTEMTLVKHPFRAGIKGQKGVEF from the coding sequence ATGAGCGACTCCGCAGCTGATAACGCCGCCGAAAATCTCCGGCACAAGGAGAAAGCCGCCAAGCACAAGGCGGCCAAGGACAAGATCATGGCGACCAAGACGGGCGAGAAGGGCCTCTTGATCGTCCATACCGGCACCGGCAAGGGCAAGACCTCGGCTGCGCTCGGCATGGTGTTCCGCCATATAGGACACGAAATGCCGGTGGCTGTCGTGCAGTTTACGAAGTCACCGAGCTGGGATACGGGTGAAGCGCGCGTGCTGGCGAAATTTCCGGAGCTCGTGACGCTGCACATCATGGGCGAAGGCTTCACCTGGGAAACCCAGGATCGCGAGCGCGACATCGCCGCTGCAACCGCCGGCTGGGAGCGCGCCAAGGAACTGATCCGCGATGAGCGCCATCGCATGGTGCTGCTCGACGAACTCAATATCGTGCTGCGTTATGACTATCTCGACATCAACGAGGTGATCGCTTTTCTGCGCGACGAAAAGCCTGCAGACAAGCATGTCGTCATCACCGGCCGCAATGCCAAGCCGGAGCTGATCGAGATGGCCGACCTCGTGACCGAGATGACGCTCGTAAAGCATCCGTTCCGCGCAGGCATCAAGGGCCAGAAGGGCGTGGAGTTCTGA